In one window of Paracoccus saliphilus DNA:
- a CDS encoding nitrilase-related carbon-nitrogen hydrolase: MTNRKKLNVGAAQFASEIGDVDANLDRHLHWIAKGREAGLDMLVMPELSLTGHYGPEKLLTAAMSRKDPRLKQLAEAAGPMAVTVGFIEEGPAAQFYNSAAILQNGRLVHLHRKVNVPNYGKLEEGKHYASGRFVETWALDENWRSGLLICADVWNPALTHLAFQHGATLLACPVSSGIEAVGVEFDNPGGWMLTCRFYAMIYGAPVIMVNRTGTERDLTFWGGSCIIDPFGRTLAVAGRDEELISTVLDYDEIRRARHLLPTVRDSNIALVHNETSRLLETLGVPDFVRD; this comes from the coding sequence ATGACCAACCGTAAGAAGCTGAATGTGGGCGCGGCCCAGTTCGCCAGCGAGATCGGCGATGTCGATGCCAATCTCGACCGTCACCTGCACTGGATCGCCAAGGGGCGCGAGGCCGGGCTGGACATGCTGGTCATGCCCGAGCTTTCCCTGACCGGCCATTACGGGCCGGAAAAGCTGCTGACAGCCGCGATGTCGCGCAAGGACCCCCGGCTGAAGCAACTGGCCGAGGCAGCCGGGCCGATGGCGGTCACCGTCGGCTTCATCGAGGAAGGCCCGGCCGCGCAATTCTACAATTCGGCGGCGATCCTTCAGAATGGCAGGCTCGTGCATCTGCATCGCAAGGTGAACGTGCCCAATTACGGCAAGCTCGAGGAAGGCAAGCATTACGCCTCGGGCCGCTTCGTCGAGACCTGGGCGCTGGACGAAAACTGGCGTTCGGGGTTGCTGATCTGTGCCGATGTCTGGAATCCGGCGCTGACCCACCTCGCCTTCCAGCACGGCGCGACACTGCTGGCCTGCCCGGTCAGTTCCGGCATCGAGGCCGTGGGCGTGGAATTCGACAATCCCGGTGGATGGATGTTGACCTGCCGCTTCTACGCGATGATCTACGGTGCGCCGGTCATCATGGTGAACCGAACCGGGACCGAGCGCGACCTGACCTTCTGGGGCGGCTCATGCATCATCGATCCCTTCGGGCGCACATTGGCGGTGGCCGGCCGTGACGAGGAACTGATCTCCACCGTGCTGGATTACGATGAAATTCGCCGCGCCCGTCACCTGTTGCCGACCGTGCGCGACAGCAATATCGCGCTGGTCCATAACGAGACGTCACGCCTGCTTGAAACGCTCGGCGTTCCCGACTTCGTGCGCGACTGA
- a CDS encoding glycine betaine ABC transporter substrate-binding protein, translating into MNITVKSALTGLALAGFAMGAQAADIVVGGKNFTEQQLLSAITQLVLEANGHNVDNRAGMGSAAVRQAMENGQIDVYWEYTGTSLITYNKIEEKLDPEATYERVKELDAEKGIVWLNPSEANNTYALAMRAEDSEETGIATISDLAQAVNDDSDLTLASNAEFYARADGLKPLQETYGFEFGRANIKRMDTGLVYQALKDGQVDVGLVFATDGRIPAFNFTVLADDKGYFPSYALAPVIRHEVLEANPDIGEVLNEVSAKLNDEVMANLNASVDVEKISIENAATQFLEDNGLI; encoded by the coding sequence ATGAACATCACCGTCAAATCCGCCCTCACCGGCCTTGCCCTCGCGGGCTTCGCCATGGGCGCGCAAGCTGCCGATATCGTCGTCGGCGGCAAGAACTTCACCGAACAGCAGCTCCTCTCGGCCATCACCCAGCTGGTGCTCGAGGCGAATGGCCACAATGTCGACAACCGCGCCGGAATGGGCTCCGCTGCCGTGCGGCAGGCGATGGAGAACGGACAGATCGATGTCTACTGGGAATATACCGGCACCTCGCTCATCACCTATAACAAGATCGAGGAAAAGCTGGACCCCGAAGCGACCTACGAGCGTGTCAAGGAACTGGACGCCGAGAAGGGCATCGTCTGGCTGAACCCGTCAGAGGCCAACAACACCTATGCCCTCGCCATGCGCGCCGAGGATTCCGAGGAAACCGGCATCGCCACGATCTCGGATCTGGCCCAGGCCGTGAATGACGACAGCGACCTGACCCTTGCCTCGAATGCCGAATTCTATGCCCGCGCCGACGGCCTGAAGCCCCTGCAGGAAACCTATGGATTCGAATTCGGCCGCGCGAATATCAAGCGGATGGATACCGGGCTGGTCTATCAGGCGCTCAAGGACGGGCAGGTCGATGTCGGGCTGGTCTTCGCGACCGATGGCCGAATCCCCGCCTTCAATTTCACCGTACTCGCCGACGACAAGGGCTATTTCCCCAGCTACGCCCTTGCGCCGGTGATCCGCCACGAGGTGCTGGAAGCCAATCCCGATATCGGCGAGGTGCTGAACGAGGTCTCTGCCAAGCTGAATGACGAGGTGATGGCCAATCTGAATGCCAGCGTCGATGTCGAGAAGATCTCGATCGAGAATGCGGCGACGCAATTCCTCGAAGATAACGGCCTGATCTGA
- a CDS encoding ABC transporter permease — protein sequence MTQSLGLGRAATLLLVFALGIWVSASGLVDSIVTYWEDIVYLTKQHLVLVASSGVAAILIGVPVGIWLSRPSMEKYAETVMQIFNIGTTIPTLAVVALSMTLLGIGFPPAFFGLFVASLLPIVRNTYAGLLTVPAHLKEAATGMGMTRRQILWRVELPNALYVIFSGIRTALAINVGTTPLAFLIGGGGLGELIFTGIDLMDTGMLLAGAIPTAALAVAVDFLMGQAQLHLIPKGVNPLR from the coding sequence ATGACGCAATCGCTTGGGCTTGGGCGCGCGGCCACCCTGCTTCTGGTATTCGCGCTTGGGATATGGGTCTCGGCCTCGGGCCTGGTGGACTCGATTGTCACCTATTGGGAAGATATCGTCTACCTGACGAAACAGCATCTGGTGCTCGTTGCCTCATCAGGCGTCGCGGCGATCCTGATCGGGGTGCCTGTCGGGATCTGGCTGTCGCGCCCGTCAATGGAGAAATATGCCGAGACGGTGATGCAAATCTTCAATATCGGCACCACGATCCCGACACTGGCCGTCGTCGCGCTGTCGATGACATTGCTCGGCATCGGTTTCCCGCCTGCGTTTTTCGGTCTGTTCGTCGCCTCGCTTCTGCCCATCGTGCGCAATACCTATGCCGGTCTGCTGACGGTTCCCGCGCATCTGAAAGAGGCCGCGACGGGCATGGGCATGACCCGGCGCCAGATCCTCTGGCGGGTCGAGCTGCCCAACGCGCTCTACGTGATCTTTTCCGGCATCCGCACCGCTCTGGCGATCAATGTCGGCACGACGCCGCTGGCCTTCCTGATCGGCGGTGGCGGGCTGGGCGAACTGATCTTCACCGGCATCGACCTGATGGATACCGGCATGCTGCTGGCCGGGGCGATCCCGACCGCCGCGCTTGCCGTTGCCGTCGATTTCCTGATGGGACAGGCGCAGCTGCACCTGATCCCCAAAGGCGTGAATCCGCTGCGATAG
- a CDS encoding ABC transporter ATP-binding protein, which produces MIRLEDLTKIFRTPNGDVVAADRVNMEVPEGEICILLGPSGCGKTTALKMINRLIPPTSGKIYLDGKDTSGLDDIELRRNIGYVIQQIGLFPNMTIEENICVVPKLLNWDAKRAKDRAAELLDLVGLDARQYLKRFPKELSGGQQQRVGVIRALAADPPVMLMDEPFGAIDPINREIIQDEFLKMQSEMKKTIMFVSHDIDEAVKMGDKVAIFRAGRIEQYASPDRILAHPSNEFVADFVGADRTLKRLRLLTAEQVAKSDAPITSRSTKIDDARQALSAAKARIAVVIDSDHRPVGFVTADEMTGASGTVRDLAHPLPATVPVRADLRAVVSEMFAQDTMWLACTDDQGRFAGVISQPDVTAALRATYARDRKAPEELEAS; this is translated from the coding sequence ATGATTCGTCTAGAAGACCTGACCAAGATTTTCAGGACGCCGAATGGCGATGTCGTTGCCGCCGACCGGGTGAACATGGAGGTGCCCGAGGGAGAGATCTGCATCCTTTTGGGCCCCTCCGGCTGCGGCAAGACCACCGCGCTCAAGATGATCAACCGCCTGATCCCGCCCACCAGCGGCAAGATCTATCTCGACGGTAAGGATACCTCCGGGCTCGACGATATCGAACTGCGCCGCAATATCGGCTATGTGATTCAGCAGATCGGCCTGTTCCCCAACATGACCATCGAGGAAAATATCTGCGTCGTACCAAAACTGCTGAACTGGGACGCCAAGCGGGCCAAGGACCGTGCCGCCGAATTGCTGGACCTGGTCGGGCTCGATGCTCGCCAATACCTGAAGCGCTTTCCGAAAGAGTTGTCGGGCGGACAGCAACAGCGCGTCGGCGTGATCCGGGCATTGGCCGCCGATCCGCCGGTGATGCTGATGGACGAGCCTTTCGGGGCCATCGATCCGATCAACCGCGAGATCATCCAGGACGAGTTCCTGAAGATGCAGTCCGAGATGAAGAAGACCATCATGTTCGTCAGCCACGATATCGACGAGGCGGTGAAGATGGGCGACAAGGTTGCCATCTTCCGGGCGGGCAGGATCGAGCAATATGCCTCTCCCGACCGGATCCTGGCGCATCCGTCGAATGAATTCGTCGCCGATTTCGTCGGCGCCGACCGCACCCTGAAACGGCTGCGCCTGCTGACCGCCGAACAGGTGGCCAAAAGCGATGCGCCGATCACCTCGCGCTCGACCAAGATCGACGATGCGCGGCAGGCCCTGTCCGCCGCAAAGGCCCGGATCGCGGTCGTCATCGACAGCGATCATCGCCCGGTCGGCTTCGTGACCGCGGACGAGATGACCGGCGCTTCGGGAACGGTACGCGACCTGGCCCATCCGCTGCCCGCGACCGTCCCGGTCCGCGCCGATCTGCGCGCTGTCGTGTCCGAGATGTTCGCGCAGGATACCATGTGGCTGGCCTGCACCGACGATCAGGGCCGCTTCGCGGGCGTGATCTCGCAGCCTGACGTGACCGCGGCGCTGCGCGCCACCTATGCCCGCGACCGGAAGGCCCCCGAAGAGCTGGAGGCGTCATGA
- a CDS encoding BCCT family transporter, translating into MTEVAPPFTDIDIPTEDAGFYKGYSLPIALISKIGISLLVVWALLFPGSAGGFLSNLNARLLDVFNSFYILSVGFFAFFCLIVALIPSSGRRRLGPAGEPPEFSTFSWFAMMFGAGLGVGLMVFATAEPLGLWGSNPEIVRGNVEPHTAAALTSAYRYTFMHYGIHAWAIYVTTGLALAYYAYTRDMPLTIRSALTPLLGRAVNGPLGHLVDIMGVIATLMGVAVTIGYGVSQMVEGVYAITGMEWLLTPDENGGAPTPSSIGVIVALVLVMVMSILSAVSGVGKGVKYLSNLNLVLSCVLLLTFIVFGSFLFAMTTYGTALVDYVRHFVGLSTEAYPTDTEVGKWQSGWTTFYWAWWIAFSPFVGLFLARISKGRTIREFILGAVIAPSLVCFAWMTILGATAIDLEMSNIANGAILDASNTNKLFVTLSYMLSDGLYMALAAMCGVLIVTFLVTSADSGILVMNTIMAGGAVDTGIKHRIIWGIILTLLIAALVLAGDGGLDALSNAMIIGALPFTFVMLAMCASLVKALYRDHLRDRYGVVVAD; encoded by the coding sequence ATGACCGAAGTTGCACCACCATTCACAGATATCGATATTCCGACCGAAGACGCGGGTTTTTACAAGGGCTATTCCCTACCTATCGCGCTGATCTCCAAGATCGGCATCTCGTTGCTTGTTGTCTGGGCGCTGCTGTTTCCCGGCAGCGCGGGCGGATTCTTGTCCAACCTGAATGCCCGCCTTCTCGACGTGTTCAACAGCTTCTATATCCTGTCCGTCGGCTTTTTCGCCTTTTTCTGCCTCATCGTCGCCCTGATCCCGTCATCGGGCCGGCGCAGGCTCGGTCCCGCGGGTGAGCCGCCGGAATTCTCGACATTCTCGTGGTTCGCCATGATGTTCGGTGCCGGGCTTGGTGTCGGGCTGATGGTGTTTGCCACGGCCGAGCCGCTCGGCCTCTGGGGTTCCAACCCCGAGATCGTGCGCGGCAATGTAGAGCCGCATACGGCCGCCGCCCTGACCAGCGCCTATCGTTATACCTTCATGCATTACGGCATCCATGCCTGGGCGATCTATGTCACGACAGGACTGGCACTGGCCTATTACGCCTATACCCGTGACATGCCCCTGACCATCCGCTCGGCGCTGACGCCGCTTCTGGGGCGCGCGGTGAACGGACCTCTCGGGCATCTCGTCGATATCATGGGCGTTATCGCAACGCTGATGGGGGTCGCGGTGACGATCGGTTACGGCGTCAGCCAGATGGTCGAGGGCGTCTATGCGATCACCGGAATGGAATGGCTGCTGACCCCCGACGAGAACGGAGGCGCACCAACGCCCAGCAGCATCGGCGTGATCGTCGCACTTGTGCTGGTGATGGTCATGTCGATCCTCTCGGCGGTGTCCGGCGTCGGAAAAGGCGTCAAATACCTGTCGAACCTCAACCTTGTTCTGTCCTGCGTCCTGCTGCTGACCTTCATCGTCTTCGGTTCGTTCCTCTTCGCGATGACCACCTATGGCACCGCGCTTGTGGATTATGTCCGACACTTCGTCGGCCTGTCGACCGAGGCCTATCCGACCGATACCGAGGTCGGAAAATGGCAATCCGGCTGGACGACTTTCTACTGGGCCTGGTGGATCGCCTTCTCGCCCTTTGTCGGTCTGTTCCTCGCGCGGATCTCGAAGGGCCGCACCATCCGCGAATTCATCCTCGGCGCGGTGATCGCCCCTTCGCTGGTCTGCTTCGCCTGGATGACGATCCTCGGTGCGACGGCAATCGACCTGGAAATGTCGAATATCGCGAATGGCGCCATCCTCGACGCGTCGAACACCAACAAGTTGTTCGTGACCCTTTCCTACATGCTGAGCGATGGTCTCTACATGGCCCTTGCGGCCATGTGCGGGGTCCTGATCGTCACATTCCTTGTGACCTCGGCGGACTCGGGTATTCTGGTGATGAACACGATCATGGCTGGCGGTGCGGTCGATACCGGGATCAAGCACCGGATCATCTGGGGCATCATCCTGACCCTGCTGATCGCGGCGCTCGTGTTGGCCGGCGACGGCGGGCTGGACGCGTTGTCCAACGCCATGATCATCGGGGCGCTGCCATTCACCTTCGTGATGCTGGCCATGTGCGCCTCGCTGGTCAAGGCGCTCTACCGCGATCACCTGCGCGACCGCTACGGTGTCGTGGTCGCCGACTGA